The proteins below are encoded in one region of Hordeum vulgare subsp. vulgare chromosome 3H, MorexV3_pseudomolecules_assembly, whole genome shotgun sequence:
- the LOC123439218 gene encoding E3 ubiquitin-protein ligase SINA-like 2, producing MEAKSDIINKEGEGKQNVTMRMDVFNCSICSKPLGPPIFQCSKGNSICSACCEQLPESKRAAVHRCYIMERVVDNMFVSCKHGCGRKMTYYRQDTHERECPIGPCMCPVSGCGFVAPAVVLLDHLTTLHKLPTTQVELFMMFHLPVQAGSQVLCSRNGRLFLLEMASLGSFGHAVFLVCVRPETPRATVDAFVEFSCFEGHFHASKLKIIPDGEPRQCLCVVPAGREISVHIGISIWMEYLDNDELQEEEEKEMDELDDAFQEFDYDFDQDEEDDAVQEYGSDFDEEEDD from the exons ATGGAAGCGAAGAGTGACATCATCAACAAGGAAGGAGAAGGGAAGCAAAATGTCACCATGAGGATGGATGTGTTCAACTGCTCCATCTGCTCTAAGCCCCTCGGGCCTCCCATTTTCCAG TGTTCTAAGGGGAATTCCATCTGCTCGGCTTGTTGCGAACAACTCCCGGAAAGCAAGCGTGCTGCTGTCCATCGCTGCTATATCATGGAGCGTGTCGTCGACAACATGTTCGTTTCTTGCAAACACGGATGCGGAAGGAAGATGACCTACTACAGGCAGGACACACACGAGAGGGAGTGCCCGATCGGGCCGTGCATGTGCCCAGTCTCCGGCTGCGGCTTCGTTGCGCCAGCCGTCGTGCTTCTGGACCATCTCACCACCCTACACAAGTTGCCAACAACGCAGGTCGAATTATTCATGATGTTTCACCTCCCAGTCCAGGCTGGCTCTCAAGTTCTCTGCAGCAGAAACGGTCGCCTCTTCCTGCTTGAGATGGCGTCGCTTGGGTCCTTTGGCCATGCGGTCTTCCTCGTTTGTGTTCGGCCAGAGACTCCCCGGGCCACAGTGGATGCCTTTGTGGAGTTCTCTTGCTTTGAAGGACACTTTCATGCCTCAAAGCTTAAAATCATACCAGATGGGGAACCAAGGCAATGCTTGTGTGTCGTTCCCGCCGGCAGAGAAATCAGTGTCCATATTGGCATCAGTATATGGATGGAGTACCTTGACAACGATGagctgcaggaggaggaggagaaggagatggatgaGTTGGATGACGCTTTCCAAGAGTTCGACTATGACTTCGACCAGGATGAGGAGGATGACGCTGTCcaagagtacggatccgactttgacgaggaggaggatgattgA
- the LOC123441288 gene encoding E3 ubiquitin-protein ligase SINA-like 4 — translation MQDVTMMGMEVFHCLACHLPLRPPIYQCSVGHFICCSCHDKLPAEERKCSSCSTPTPISQRCYGMERVVNGILLPCKHGCKNKIAYHHKAEHERNQCRNRPYLCPISGCSFSGTSAQLLGHFTAGHKWKTERFVYSVPFDLQVQPGYRLLRGEDGRVFLLNMAPPESLGHAVSLVSVKPNAHKIQCSVGFSRFSGHYQVTWLELGSLSKSDGLPAECFFVVPKVSNGDVVLTIPIDDGKLYEGDDDVDNCSKWEVMYGY, via the exons ATGCAAGATGTCACCATGATGGGGATGGAGGTCTTCCACTGCCTGGCCTGCCATCTACCCCTCAGACCTCCCATATACCAG TGTTCCGTGGGGCATTTCATCTGCTGCTCTTGCCATGACAAGCTGCCGGCGGAGGAGAGGAAGTGCAGCAGCTGCTCCACGCCCACGCCCATCTCCCAGCGCTGCTACGGCATGGAGCGCGTCGTCAACGGCATCCTCCTTCCCTGCAAGCACGGGTGCAAAAACAAGATCGCCTACCACCACAAGGCAGAGCACGAGAGGAATCAGTGCCGGAACCGGCCCTACTTGTGCCCCATCTCCGGCTGCAGCTTCTCTGGGACGAGCGCGCAGCTTCTGGGCCATTTCACCGCCGGTCACAAATGGAAGACGGAAAGGTTCGTGTACTCTGTGCCTTTCGATCTCCAGGTCCAGCCAGGCTATCGTCTCCTCCGTGGTGAAGACGGCCGCGTCTTCCTGCTCAACATGGCGCCCCCGGAGTCGCTTGGCCACGCAGTCTCCCTCGTCTCCGTCAAGCCAAACGCTCACAAGATCCAGTGCTCCGTTGGTTTCTCGCGCTTCTCTGGCCACTACCAGGTTACATGGCTGGAACTCGGGAGCTTGTCCAAGTCTGACGGGCTGCCGGCGGAGTGCTTCTTCGTTGTGCCCAAGGTGTCCAATGGGGATGTCGTGCTCACCATCCCCATAGATGACGGCAAGCTGTACGAGGGCGACGATGACGTCGACAACTGCAGTAAGTGGGAGGTTATGTATGGTTATTGA